TCTCGTAGAATTATCTAAAAGGAAAAGCGAATATGATTTAGACTTAATAGTTTGGCCAGAATCAGCCTTTCCATTTGGCTTCACTGGAGTAAATCATGAGATATTCCAAGCCTTATCTGATGTCGTACCAAAAAATGGATTTCTAATTACAGGCACAGATAGATTCACAAAAGATCAAAATAACAAACTACAAGTATTTAACTCTATGGTTGTAATTGATAATGAAGGAGTTATAATGGGTTTCTACGATAAAAGCATACTTGTGCCATTTGGAGAATATATTCCATTCCAAAATCTCTTCATATTTTTAGATAAAATAACATATGGCTCTATTTCATTTAGCAGCAATTCATCGCCAAAACCTCTGGAATTATCTGGCTTTGGCTATATCTTGCCGCTAATTTGCTATGAAGGAATTTTTAGCACTTTATTTTTCAGGCAAAATCCAGAAAATGTAATATTTTTGTTAAATATTACCAATGATTTTTGGTTTGGAGAGACCTTAGGGCCGATTCAACACTTTTCAATGACAAAAATACGTGCTATAGAGCGAGGCTCAACACTTTTACGTGTTGCAAATAATGGTATATCTGGAGTCATAGATTCATATGGTATACCTATACTACAAAGTGATTTAAACACAAAATGTTCCATTGATTTGTACTTACCTATAGTTGAACAAAAAACTTTTTATGATAAAAACAGTTTGCTAATAATAATCACAATATCTTTTATCTTTATTATGTGTACTTGCCTACTGGTACTGAAGATTAGAGTGTATAAGAAGCTTATTAAATATAAGTCATTTTATAATATGCAATAATATATATTATTGCTGATTGTTTTTACTAAAAAGAAAGCGGTATAGGCGAAATATAACTAAAGAATGCAAAAAGTAGTAAGAAACCTGGAGATACCTTTGAAAAATTAAGAGTTAATATTTGATTATGTATATACGAAGTGAGACTTCAAAAAGAGCTAGGAAGAATGCAGGTGCATGTGTATACAAAAACACAATACATCAAGAGCATTTTGTAAAGCACAAATTTTGCAAAGTATTACAAGTACATACAGATACTAATAAAATTCGAGAGCGTATTTGCAGCTTTTCATACTACGGTTAAATTTCTTACATGGAAGCTGGCTGCGTATAATTGCTCAATGCTTTAAATAGCTCTCCATCTTAGCTTATATCGCCTATATAGAAAATGCACATATATAAATGAATATTATGTTAATATCTTATTACAATATTATGAATAATTGTTCGTGCATTTTTCTTTTTTGTTAAGTATCATGTGAGTCAAACCAAGGGAAGGTTTTTTTGGGGAATTTAATTTTATGAGTAAAAAGAAGGCTACATCAGCACATCCAGTCGATATATATGTTGGCATGAGACTACGTAAAAAAAGACAAGATTTAGGCGTTAGCCAGGAAACTTTGGCTAATGCTGTTGATCTTACTTTTCAACAAATTCAAAAATATGAAAAGGGTCTAAATAGAATCAGCTGTAGCAAGCTACATGACGTTGCGAAGTTTTTGAAAACTGATATCAAGTATTTCTTTAGTGGTCTAGAAGAATATGATAACAGTAGATTGCTAAACGTTCCAAGCGGAGCTGCTTTGCATGAGAATGGATCTCAGTATAAATCTCATAATTCAGACTTTGCAGAATTACAAGATGCATTCGATTCTATAAAGCAGAAAGAGTTGAAGAAAAGTATAATAAATATAGTGCAAAACTTAGCACTAAATTAGTTTTCTTTTATTAAAAAAGTAAGAGACTTTTTTATAAGTAAAATTCACTTTTTGCGGGTCTTTCTCATTGATTGTGTAAATTTTTTAGAGCCATTAAAATCTCCCATCAAATTTGATTATAAAATGAGCCATAGCTTCATTCCAGTTAGAGATAGGCATGGTCCATTTTTTGGTAATATAATCAATCGTTAGGTATAAAACCTTGAATACCGAATCATCATTTGGGAAAACACGCTTATTTCTTGTAACTTTTCTCAACTGACTATTCAGCGATTCTATAGCATTTGTAGTGTAAATTATCTTACGGATACTCTCTGGATATTGCAGAAATATTACAAGATTCTCCCAATTATTATACCAGGATTTTGCTATATGTGGATATCGTTTACTCCATTTCTTATCAAAAGATTCTAGGGCAAGATGCGCTTCATCTTCAGTAGCAGAGCTATAAATAAGCTTTAAATCTGATGCCAATAATTTTCTGTCTTTATATGATACATACTTCAGGCTATTTCTAATTTGATGTACTATACAAAGCTGATGCTCAGTTTTGGGATAACTTGCGCATATAGCTTCAGACATACCAGTCAGGTTATCACTACAGGCAATTAATATATCTTTTAATCCTCGATTCTTCAATTCAGTAAAATTACTAAGCCAGAATTTAGATCCTTCATTCTCACTTATCCATAATCCTAAAATATCTTTCCGGCCCTGTAAATCTATACCCAGCGCAACATATACTGATTTATTAATTATCTGTTTATCTTGCCTTACCTTAACTATTAAACAATCAAAATATACTATAGGATATAATGGTTCAAGAGGTCTACTCTGCCAAATTCTAACCTCATCAATTACATCATCTGTAACCCTACTAATTAAACTCTCACTAACTTCTGCTCCATATAATTCTTGTAATTGGATCTTGATATCAGACAAACTCATCCCCTTGGCATACAGAGATATTATCTTTTGATCTAAACCATCTATTCTTGTTTGATTCTTGGAGACAATTACAGGTGCAAATTTACCTTCTCTATCTCGCGGAATATTTAACTCGATACTGCCATTCTCAGTAATCAAATTCTTATTATAATGACCATTCCTGCAATTCTCAGTTTCAGACCTATCATATTTGTTATAACCTAAGTGTTCAGACATTTCTGCCTGCAAGGCTCTCTCCAAAATACTCTTCGTTAATTCCTTAATCAATCCATCCTGCTTCAGTACTGTCTTTAAATCCGCTCCTCCTTCTATCAGTAAATCTATCGCTTCATTTATTAGACCTCTTGCATAACCATATAAATTGATTAAAATCCTTGATTTTATCAAGGATAACATGAAGTTTGAAAACATCAAAGATGAATACGCAGAAGAGTTTCGCAGGCTTACTGGCATTAAACGAGGAACGTTTGAAGTTATACTAAGTATATTAAAAGAAGCTGAAGCTATTTTAAAGTCTCAAGGTGGAAAACCCAATAAATTGGCTTTAGAAGATCGATTACTCATGACGCTTGAGTACTTGCGTGAATACAGGACATATTTTCATATTTCCCGCAGTTATGGAATAAGTGAAAGTGCCTGTTATCGTAATATACGTTGGATTGAAGATACTCTAATTAAAGATAAACGATTTTCACTACCTGGACGTAAAGCATTACTAAAAAGCGATTCTGAATACGAACTTGTGTTAATTGATGCTACTGAAACACCGATAGAACGACCTAAAAAAAACAGAAGCACTTTTATTCGGGAAAAAAGAGGCGACATACTCTAAAAACTCAGCTTATTGTGGATAAAAGGAAAAAAGAAATCATTTGCACTAATTTTTCTAATGGCAAGCGTCATGATTTCAGGTTATTTAAAGAATCCGGAGTTCACATCCACCCTGAGATTAAAGTTCTTACAGATACTGGTTATCAAGGCATTGATAAGTTGCATTATAATTCAGAGTTACCAAAGAAAAAGACAAAAAAGCGACCACTAAGCAGGAAAGATAAAAAGAAAAATCGTCAATTGTCTAGTGAACGTGTTTTAAATGAAAACGTCATAGGCATGATCAAACGATTTAAAATTATCGCTGATCGTTATAGGAACAGAAGAAAACGATTCGGTTTAAGGTTTAATTTACTTGCTGGTATCTATAACTTTGAGCTTTAAATAGGTTATGCAAGAGGTCTATTTTCTTATTCTTTTCTGTCTTCATTCTAATTACCTATATTCTTTATTAATTCCAAATATAGGCTCTACTATAATTTACACAATCTTTGATAAAGACTCCTTTTTGCTGTAGAGCGTGTTATTCTTTGCTGTTGCAGGTTATGTACCGCAGGTAAAATAAAGGGTTAGTATTTAACGCGAGTTGCCAATTATTTTATAATTGGCAACTTGTCTCAATATTTCGAAAGGTGAGTCCAGAGCTGCATGCTTCAATTTTCGAAATACAAAATTCAACCATTTTTGTAAGAACAAATATATTGTAGCTGCTACTAAAGTGACAAAATAGCATATATACTCCTCTTTGTATTACAAAAAATCCACTATATACTTGTATTACTAACCAGCAACTCAAGTATATTTATTATATAGTAAAGAAGGTTAAATATGTTATAGACTAATATTGCTTTTAAGTTTGAAGCTAAAATTTAGTGCCTTAATCCACGATTTCTACGCCTTCTAGTACATAATAGATTTCGCTTGAAATATATAATATCTCCAACTTCCTTGACTATCGCACTACCTTCATCAGTGTACGCGCGAGGATTTGAATGACATGATTTTTTAGAGTGCCAGTTAATTTCTAAATCAAATATTATATATATATTTACGAAAAAATTAATAAGTAATACTTTGCCGGCAACCGCTATATACAAAATACATAAGTGATCATTTTAAAGGTGCCAATTTTGCAAAGTATGACGATATGCAATTTTTTATATGTATACTCAGCGCTTCCATACTGCAGGATTTATTGTGAAGTGAAACAAAATTATTCTCCTCACATATTTTATATAAAAAATGCTGTCTATGCTTTGTACTGTTATGTCTTACAAGTAGCAAGAAATACTGTATAGTCACATGTTCAGATTGCTTATCTAAATTTCCATAAGCTAGACTGCTTTTTCAAAAACAATTTTGAATGCTGGACTTAGTAAATGATTTTGCAATATATTAGTATAATAAGTATGTGATATACCTATGATAAATGAAGAGTTGGTATTGAATTATAAATACGAAGTTAGCCTTCAAAGAGAGCTAGGAAAAGTGCATGTATAAACAAAAATACATAAAGACTTTGATAACTCTAATTGTTGAAGTATAACGATGATACGTATACTCAAAGTGAAGTTGCTTAACTATTTTAACAAGTATAATTCTTACTGTTTCTTGAAGGAGATTTTATATATTGCGCTGCTGGCAAAGTGCTTGTGTGAAGATTTTTTAGAGTACTAGTTAATTTCTATGCCTGATGCTTTTACATACTTGTAAAGAAACTAACGAAGAATACTTGAAAATTAGGCCAAAAGAGTCCGTATAATGACTTAATAAACAGAGCCATAGCACCTCCTAGAAATCTGGATTATCATTATTTAAATTGTGTTAATTTTTGTCATATTATATTGAGCGAGGTCTAAGTATGGATGCTCATTCTCTCTCTGTTGCCTTAAAATTACTTCGTCAGATTAATGATAAAATTGCAGCTGGAGGCAAGCTTAGCAAAGAAGAATGGAATGCTTCAATACCAACGCTCTCAGCATTGTTTGATTATCTAGTGATGAATATGGAGAATCCAAACATCGATAGTAACCTACTACGCATAGTTATGCAGATCCTTGGAATTAGTATGCGAGCTGTAAAAAAGAAAAGAGAAAATGAAAAGGAACTCGAACAGGAAGAAGAACTATCTGAGGAAAGGAAAAAACAAGTGATACGGCTAATTATATACGAAATCTACAAAATTACGAATCCTCACCAGTTAGCTGGAGAAACTGCTCTAGAAAATTTCATAAATAACGTGCAAACTAGAGGCCTTGAAGTTGCGCTACAATATGAAGGAGCGAAAAATGCTGGAATGTTTACAAAAGATGAGCTTGAGAATCTAGAATCACATAGGCAAAGCTTTGTTGAGATGCTAAAAGAAACTGGATTCAGAGGAAAAGGTAGAGGGTTATAATACTATTTTTCACGAGTCTTTATCAAAGATTGTGTAAATTATAGTAGAGCCTATATTTGGAATTAATAAAGAATATAGGTAATTAGAATGAAGACAGAAAAGAATAAGAAAATAAATGAAGCGATAGATTTACTGATAGAAGGAGGAGCGGATTTAAAGACAGTACTGAAGCAGGATGGATTGATTAAGGAATTAACGAAGAGTATTTTGGAGAGAGCCTTGCAGGCAGAAATGTCTGAACACTTAGGTTATAACAAATATGATAGGTCTGAAACTGAGAATTGCAGGAATGGTCATTATAATAAGAATTTGATTACTGAGAATGGCAGTATCGAGTTAAATATTCCGCGAGATAGAGAAGGTAAATTTGCACCTGTAATTGTCTCCAAGAATCAAACAAGAATAGATGGTTTAGATCAAAAGATAATATCTCTGTATGCCAAGGGGATGAGTTTGTCTGATATCAAGATCCAATTACAAGAATTATATGGAGCAGAAGTTAGTGAGAGTTTAATTAGTAGGGTTACAGATGATGTAATTGATGAGGTTAGAATTTGGCAGAGTAGACCTCTTGAACCATTATATCCTATAGTATATTTTGATTGTTTAATAGTTAAGGTAAGGCAAGATAAACAGATAATTAATAAATCAGTATATGTTGCGCTGGGTATAGATTTACAGGGCCGGAAAGATATTTTAGGATTATGGATAAGTGAGAATGAAGGATCTAAATTCTGGCTTAGTAATTTTACTGAATTGAAGAATCGAGGATTAAAAGATATATTAATTGCCTGTAGTGATAACCTGACTGGTATGTCTGAAGCTATATGCGCAAGTTATCCCAAAACTGAGCATCAGCTTTGTATAGTACATCAAATTAGAAATAGCCTGAAGTATGTATCATATAAAGACAGAAAATTATTGGCATCAGATTTAAAGCTTATTTATAGCTCTGCTACTGAAGATGAAGCGCATCTTGCCCTAGAATCTTTTGATAAGAAATGGAGTAAACGATATCCACATATAGCAAAATCCTGGTATAATAGACCTCTTGCATAACCTATTTAAAGCTCAAAGTTATAGATACCAGCAAGTAAATTAAACCTTAAACCGAATCGTTTTCTTCTGTTCCTATAACGATCAGCGATAATTTTAAATCGTTTGATCATGCCTATGACGTTTTCATTTAAAACACGTTCACTAGACAATTGACGATTTTTCTTTTTATCTTTCCTGCTTAGTGGTCGCTTTTTTGTCTTTTTCTTTGGTAACTCTGAATTATAATGCAACTTATCAATGCCTTGATAACCAGTATCTGTAAGAACTTTAATCTCAGGGTGGATGTGAACTCCGGATTCTTTAAATAACCTGAAATCATGACGCTTGCCATTAGAAAAATTAGTGCAAATGATTTCTTTTTTCCTTTTATCCACAATAAGCTGAGTTTTTAGAGTATGTCGCCTCTTTTTTCCCGAATAAAAGTGCTTCTGTTTTTTTTAGGTCGTTCTATCGGTGTTTCAGTAGCATCAATTAACACAAGTTCGTATTCAGAATCGCTTTTTAGTAATGCTTTACGTCCAGGTAGTGAAAATCGTTTATCTTTAATTAGAGTATCTTCAATCCAACGTATATTACGATAACAGGCACTTTCACTTATTCCATAACTGCGGGAAATATGAAAATATGTCCTGTATTCACGCAAGTACTCAAGCGTCATGAGTAATCGATCTTCTAAAGCCAATTTATTGGGTTTTCCACCTTGAGACTTTAAAATAGCTTCAGCTTCTTTTAATATACTTAGTATAACTTCAAACGTTCCTCGTTTAATGCCAGTAAGCCTGCGAAACTCTTCTGCGTATTCATCTTTGATGTTTTCAAACTTCATGTTATCCTTGATAAAATCAAGGATTTTAATCAATTTATATGGTTATGCAAGAGGTCTAATAATTGGGAGAATCTTGTAATATTTCTGCAATATCCAGAGAGTATCCGTAAGATAATTTACACTACAAATGCTATAGAATCGCTGAATAGTCAGTTGAGAAAAGTTACAAGAAATAAGCGTGTTTTCCCAAATGATGATTCGGTATTCAAGGTTTTATACCTAACGATTGATTATATTACCAAAAAATGGACCATGCCTATCTCTAACTGGAATGAAGCTATGGCTCATTTTATAATCAAATTTGATGGGAGATTTTAATGGCTCTAAAAAATTTACACAATCAATGAGAAAGACCCCATGTTTCTCTATATAAGCTTTAATCATTTGATCAGTTACATTACCAGTAGTTCTCACAAAATATCCTACAGCCCACAGATGTTTTCCCCAATACCTCTTCTTTAATTCTGGAAATTCTTGCTGTATCTTTCTCGAACTCTTACCTTTGAGATATTGCACTAACTTGCTTATACTTTGATATGGTGGAACTGACACGTATATATGAACGTGATTCGACGCAACCTTACCTCTTATTATTTCAACTCCATTATCTTTGCATACTTCTTGAACAAGATCTTTTACTCTTCTACCGATATCACCCACCAATACTCTATACCTATACTTCGTGACCCAAACAATGTGATAGGTACAGTCGTATATTAGACCTCTTGCATAACCATATAAATTGATTAAAATCCTTGATTTTATCAAGGATAACATGAAGTTTGAAAACATCAAAGATGAATACGCAGAAGAGTTTCGCAGGCTTACTGGCATTAAACGAGGAACGTTTGAAGTTATACTAAGTATATTAAAAGAAGCTGAAGCTATTTTAAAGTCTCAAGGTGGAAAACCCAATAAATTGGCTTTAGAAGATCGATTACTCATGACGCTTGAGTACTTGCGTGAATACAGGACATATTTTCATATTTCCCGCAGTTATGGAATAAGTGAAAGTGCCTGTTATCGTAATATACGTTGGATTGAAGATACTCTAATTAAAGATAAACGATTTTCACTACCTGGACGTAAAGCATTACTAAAAAGCGATTCTGAATACGAACTTGTGTTAATTGATGCTACTGAAACACCGATAGAACGACCTAAAAAAAACAGAAGCACTTTTATTCGGGAAAAAAGAGGCGACATACTCTAAAAACTCAGCTTATTGTGGATAAAAGGAAAAAAGAAATCATTTGCACTAATTTTTCTAATGGCAAGCGTCATGATTTCAGGTTATTTAAAGAATCCGGAGTTCACATCCACCCTGAGATTAAAGTTCTTACAGATACTGGTTATCAAGGCATTGATAAGTTGCATTATAATTCAGAGTTACCAAAGAAAAAGACAAAAAAGCGACCACTAAGCAGGAAAGATAAAAAGAAAAATCGTCAATTGTCTAGTGAACGTGTTTTAAATGAAAACGTCATAGGCATGATCAAACGATTTAAAATTATCGCTGATCGTTATAGGAACAGAAGAAAACGATTCGGTTTAAGGTTTAATTTACTTGCTGGTATCTATAACTTTGAGCTTTAAATAGGTTATGCAAGAGGTCTATTGTATGATTTGTTTTTTTATAATACTCCATTCCTACATTCTATATGTTGAAACGATGCACTGCAAGTGCAGGGTTTTTCTCCCAAAGTGGGACAATAAAACTACTCGGTAAGACAAATACTCACCGAGGCATTAAAATCAAAAACTAAAGTTCAGTATTAGTATCTAGCGCTTGCTGCTTTAAATCATATAGTGCATTTAACATGTTATCATCATACTCTGTCCAACTCAAATCAACCTTCCAATACGGTTTATTGTCTTCATTCTTTAATAAAGTACAAGCATCAGAATCAAAGTGTCGCTTGAATGCGGTAACAACAATTTGGCTGTCTCCATCAAAAACATCATTTTTAGGTATATCATACCCATAATTATTCAGCTTCGTCTGAACTGGTAGAAACCCTTTAGACCCCGGCTCAAAAAGAACACGCTCAGACTTTTGCACTTCCGGAAATAGCCCAACACCATTCTCTTTTAACTCTTTCCACGGAAAGTAAGGATTTGGATCTTCCTTCCTAGCTGGCGCCATATCAG
This region of Candidatus Lariskella endosymbiont of Epinotia ramella genomic DNA includes:
- the lnt gene encoding apolipoprotein N-acyltransferase, giving the protein MTEDEKEKITEYNNEPEIIERSLNQSDMKKGIYVRMVQPNIHELYNGDKQRGLAALRTLVELSKRKSEYDLDLIVWPESAFPFGFTGVNHEIFQALSDVVPKNGFLITGTDRFTKDQNNKLQVFNSMVVIDNEGVIMGFYDKSILVPFGEYIPFQNLFIFLDKITYGSISFSSNSSPKPLELSGFGYILPLICYEGIFSTLFFRQNPENVIFLLNITNDFWFGETLGPIQHFSMTKIRAIERGSTLLRVANNGISGVIDSYGIPILQSDLNTKCSIDLYLPIVEQKTFYDKNSLLIIITISFIFIMCTCLLVLKIRVYKKLIKYKSFYNMQ
- a CDS encoding helix-turn-helix transcriptional regulator is translated as MSKKKATSAHPVDIYVGMRLRKKRQDLGVSQETLANAVDLTFQQIQKYEKGLNRISCSKLHDVAKFLKTDIKYFFSGLEEYDNSRLLNVPSGAALHENGSQYKSHNSDFAELQDAFDSIKQKELKKSIINIVQNLALN
- a CDS encoding IS256 family transposase, producing the protein MLSLIKSRILINLYGYARGLINEAIDLLIEGGADLKTVLKQDGLIKELTKSILERALQAEMSEHLGYNKYDRSETENCRNGHYNKNLITENGSIELNIPRDREGKFAPVIVSKNQTRIDGLDQKIISLYAKGMSLSDIKIQLQELYGAEVSESLISRVTDDVIDEVRIWQSRPLEPLYPIVYFDCLIVKVRQDKQIINKSVYVALGIDLQGRKDILGLWISENEGSKFWLSNFTELKNRGLKDILIACSDNLTGMSEAICASYPKTEHQLCIVHQIRNSLKYVSYKDRKLLASDLKLIYSSATEDEAHLALESFDKKWSKRYPHIAKSWYNNWENLVIFLQYPESIRKIIYTTNAIESLNSQLRKVTRNKRVFPNDDSVFKVLYLTIDYITKKWTMPISNWNEAMAHFIIKFDGRF
- a CDS encoding IS5 family transposase (programmed frameshift) yields the protein MKFENIKDEYAEEFRRLTGIKRGTFEVILSILKEAEAILKSQGGKPNKLALEDRLLMTLEYLREYRTYFHISRSYGISESACYRNIRWIEDTLIKDKRFSLPGRKALLKSDSEYELVLIDATETPIERPKKKQKHFYSGKKRRHTLKTQLIVDKRKKEIICTNFSNGKRHDFRLFKESGVHIHPEIKVLTDTGYQGIDKLHYNSELPKKKTKKRPLSRKDKKKNRQLSSERVLNENVIGMIKRFKIIADRYRNRRKRFGLRFNLLAGIYNFEL
- a CDS encoding DUF5394 family protein, producing MDAHSLSVALKLLRQINDKIAAGGKLSKEEWNASIPTLSALFDYLVMNMENPNIDSNLLRIVMQILGISMRAVKKKRENEKELEQEEELSEERKKQVIRLIIYEIYKITNPHQLAGETALENFINNVQTRGLEVALQYEGAKNAGMFTKDELENLESHRQSFVEMLKETGFRGKGRGL
- a CDS encoding IS256 family transposase; this translates as MKTEKNKKINEAIDLLIEGGADLKTVLKQDGLIKELTKSILERALQAEMSEHLGYNKYDRSETENCRNGHYNKNLITENGSIELNIPRDREGKFAPVIVSKNQTRIDGLDQKIISLYAKGMSLSDIKIQLQELYGAEVSESLISRVTDDVIDEVRIWQSRPLEPLYPIVYFDCLIVKVRQDKQIINKSVYVALGIDLQGRKDILGLWISENEGSKFWLSNFTELKNRGLKDILIACSDNLTGMSEAICASYPKTEHQLCIVHQIRNSLKYVSYKDRKLLASDLKLIYSSATEDEAHLALESFDKKWSKRYPHIAKSWYNRPLA
- a CDS encoding transposase; the encoded protein is MYTTNAIESLNSQLRKVTRNKRVFPNDDSVFKVLYLTIDYITKKWTMPISNWNEAMAHFIIKFDGRF
- a CDS encoding N-acetylmuramoyl-L-alanine amidase, which produces MDIQYKPSPNFGDRKPQDADVNILVLHHTAMNSFNSAVDWLCNKEAGVSAHYVIGKDGEIAKLVDEDKRAWHAGRGSWNENNDVNSYSIGIELDNNGFEPFSAKLMKSLIELSKDIMARHNIPQYNVIAHADMAPARKEDPNPYFPWKELKENGVGLFPEVQKSERVLFEPGSKGFLPVQTKLNNYGYDIPKNDVFDGDSQIVVTAFKRHFDSDACTLLKNEDNKPYWKVDLSWTEYDDNMLNALYDLKQQALDTNTEL